A window from Bacteroidota bacterium encodes these proteins:
- a CDS encoding ATP-binding cassette domain-containing protein, with translation MKVENPIIEVCELRKIFRAKQKQAGLRGSLRSLVHPEFREIEAVGSAMMGGMNFECQTGERIAFIGPNGAGKSTTIKMLTGILLPTSGSIRCAGLDPSRERKQLAHSIGTVFGQKSQLWYHLPAIDTYELFSRIYELPRAAYRERLDYLVAAFDIGAMLETPVRKLSLGERMRCEIVASLLHRPSILFLDEPTIGLDVVAKLGIREVIRDLNEQEGVTIFLTSHDAGDVESLAERTMVVNHGRLMFDGPTASFRAQFISTKTIELHLDEDASAFDFREGAVTQRSKHSITIELPAGAGVSSEPIERLLAYTVENFTLKDVNIFEPPMEEIIRRMYQDHPSPTHGWMENHVATPPLIS, from the coding sequence CGTGCACCCGGAATTCCGTGAAATAGAAGCGGTAGGATCTGCCATGATGGGCGGGATGAACTTCGAGTGCCAGACCGGGGAGCGAATCGCCTTCATAGGTCCGAACGGTGCCGGAAAATCGACCACGATCAAAATGCTCACTGGCATCCTGCTGCCGACGAGTGGAAGTATCCGTTGCGCTGGGCTCGACCCCTCTCGCGAGCGCAAGCAACTGGCCCACTCGATCGGCACAGTGTTCGGCCAAAAGTCGCAGCTTTGGTATCATCTTCCGGCGATCGATACGTACGAATTGTTCTCGCGCATTTACGAGTTGCCGCGCGCGGCGTATCGCGAGCGGCTGGATTATCTCGTGGCCGCCTTCGATATTGGCGCGATGCTCGAGACTCCGGTGCGCAAGCTTTCGCTCGGCGAGCGGATGCGTTGCGAAATCGTAGCCTCGTTGCTGCACCGTCCATCGATTCTATTCCTGGATGAACCGACCATTGGACTCGATGTCGTGGCCAAACTCGGCATCCGCGAGGTCATTCGCGATCTCAACGAACAAGAGGGTGTGACGATTTTCCTGACATCGCACGATGCAGGAGATGTCGAATCGCTCGCAGAGCGGACGATGGTGGTCAATCACGGGCGGCTTATGTTCGACGGTCCGACCGCAAGCTTTCGCGCACAATTTATTTCGACGAAGACCATCGAGCTGCACCTTGATGAGGACGCCTCTGCGTTCGATTTCCGCGAAGGCGCCGTCACCCAACGCAGCAAACACTCGATCACGATCGAACTTCCTGCTGGCGCCGGAGTAAGCTCCGAACCTATCGAACGGCTTCTGGCATATACCGTCGAGAATTTTACGCTTAAGGACGTCAATATCTTCGAGCCGCCGATGGAAGAAATCATTCGCCGGATGTATCAGGATCATCCATCACCCACGCACGGGTGGATGGAGAATCACGTCGCGACGCCACCTCTAATTTCGTAA